In Tsuneonella amylolytica, one genomic interval encodes:
- the thiC gene encoding phosphomethylpyrimidine synthase ThiC: protein MADINSKFDIGVTTGPIRGSRKIHVGPLGVAMREIDLEPSCGEPPVRVYDTSGPYTDPAATIDIRAGLPQLRRNWQLARGDVEEYTAREVRPEDNGQLGPDRSGGVPGFPNVRQQVLRAKPGANLSQMHYARRGIVTPEMEYVAIRENIGREQMAREMDGNSWGAAIPEYVTPEFVRDEVARGRAIIPSNVNHPECEPMAIGRNFLVKINANIGNSAVASDVASEVDKMVWSIRWGADTVMDLSTGRNIHDTREWIIRNSPVPIGTVPIYQALEKVGGIAEDLSWEIFRDTLIEQAEQGVDYFTIHAGVRLPYVPMTAKRVTGIVSRGGSIMAKWCLAHHKESFLYERFDEITEIMKAYDIAYSLGDGLRPGSIADANDEAQFAELYTLGELTKRAWAQDVQVMIEGPGHVPMHKIKENMDKQLEACGEAPFYTLGPLVTDIAPGYDHITSGIGAAMIGWFGTAMLCYVTPKEHLGLPDRDDVKVGVVTYKLAAHAADLAKGHPAAKVRDDALSRARFEFRWRDQFNLSLDPDTAEQYHDQTLPAEGAKTAHFCSMCGPKFCSMKITQEVRDFAAKQNSESYLAATAPVADAEAGMAEMSRVYEETGRELYMGQGDREHD from the coding sequence ATGGCCGACATCAACAGCAAATTCGACATCGGCGTCACCACCGGCCCGATCCGCGGCAGCCGCAAGATCCATGTCGGCCCGCTCGGCGTCGCCATGCGCGAGATCGACCTCGAGCCTTCCTGCGGCGAGCCGCCGGTGCGGGTCTACGACACCTCCGGCCCCTACACCGATCCGGCTGCGACGATCGACATCCGCGCAGGCCTCCCCCAGCTCCGCCGCAACTGGCAGCTCGCCCGTGGCGACGTCGAGGAATACACGGCGCGCGAGGTTCGCCCCGAAGACAACGGCCAACTCGGCCCGGACCGTTCGGGCGGCGTGCCCGGCTTCCCCAACGTGCGCCAGCAGGTGCTCCGTGCGAAGCCCGGCGCGAACCTCAGCCAGATGCACTACGCCCGGCGCGGGATCGTGACACCAGAGATGGAATACGTCGCCATTCGCGAGAACATCGGCCGCGAGCAAATGGCCCGCGAGATGGACGGCAACAGCTGGGGCGCGGCGATCCCCGAATACGTGACACCCGAATTCGTGCGCGACGAGGTCGCCCGCGGCCGCGCGATCATCCCCTCCAACGTCAACCACCCCGAATGCGAACCGATGGCGATCGGGCGCAACTTCCTCGTCAAGATCAACGCCAACATCGGCAATTCCGCCGTCGCCAGCGACGTCGCGAGCGAGGTCGACAAGATGGTCTGGTCGATCCGCTGGGGCGCGGACACCGTCATGGACCTGTCCACGGGCCGCAACATCCACGACACGCGCGAATGGATCATCCGCAACAGCCCCGTCCCCATCGGCACCGTGCCGATCTACCAGGCGCTGGAAAAGGTCGGCGGCATCGCCGAGGACCTCTCGTGGGAAATCTTCCGCGACACGCTGATCGAGCAGGCCGAACAGGGCGTCGACTATTTCACCATCCACGCCGGCGTGCGCCTGCCCTACGTGCCGATGACCGCCAAGCGCGTCACCGGCATCGTCAGCCGCGGCGGCTCGATCATGGCGAAATGGTGCCTCGCGCATCACAAGGAGAGCTTCCTCTACGAACGCTTCGACGAGATCACCGAGATCATGAAGGCCTACGACATCGCCTATTCGCTGGGCGACGGCCTGCGCCCCGGCTCCATCGCCGACGCCAACGACGAGGCGCAGTTCGCCGAGCTCTACACGCTGGGCGAGCTGACCAAGCGCGCCTGGGCGCAGGACGTGCAGGTGATGATCGAAGGGCCCGGCCACGTGCCGATGCACAAGATCAAGGAGAACATGGACAAGCAGCTGGAGGCCTGCGGCGAGGCGCCGTTCTACACCCTCGGGCCGCTCGTCACCGACATCGCGCCCGGCTACGACCACATCACCAGCGGCATCGGCGCGGCGATGATCGGGTGGTTCGGCACAGCGATGCTTTGCTACGTCACGCCCAAGGAGCACCTCGGACTGCCCGACCGCGACGACGTGAAGGTGGGCGTGGTCACCTACAAGCTCGCCGCCCACGCCGCCGACCTCGCCAAAGGCCACCCGGCGGCGAAAGTCCGCGACGACGCGCTCAGCCGCGCGCGGTTCGAATTCCGCTGGCGCGACCAGTTCAACCTCAGCCTCGATCCCGACACCGCCGAGCAATACCACGACCAGACGCTGCCGGCGGAAGGCGCCAAGACCGCGCACTTTTGCTCGATGTGCGGGCCGAAGTTCTGCTCGATGAAGATCACGCAGGAAGTGCGCGATTTTGCCGCGAAGCAGAACTCGGAAAGCTATCTGGCGGCCACCGCGCCGGTGGCGGATGCGGAAGCCGGGATGGCGGAAATGAGCCGGGTGTACGAGGAAACCGGGCGAGAGCTTTACATGGGACAAGGTGACCGCGAGCACGATTGA
- a CDS encoding glycine zipper 2TM domain-containing protein, translating to MKPIIALLAAATSFAALGACTTVGDNPYGYYDTGYYNQYGQYDYDRPDPRYGNYYANRYYRADPRYRSYTLGENDRIYAGDDGRYYCRRSDGSTGLVVGGVAGGVLGNVIAPGGSKTLGTILGAAAGAAAGASIQKGSTRCQ from the coding sequence GTGAAGCCCATCATCGCCCTGTTGGCTGCTGCCACATCGTTCGCCGCCCTCGGAGCTTGCACGACGGTCGGCGATAATCCTTACGGCTATTACGATACGGGCTATTACAACCAGTACGGCCAGTATGATTACGACCGACCCGATCCCCGCTACGGCAATTACTACGCAAACCGGTATTACCGGGCGGATCCGCGCTATCGCTCGTACACGCTGGGTGAGAACGACCGGATTTATGCGGGCGATGACGGACGCTATTACTGCCGTCGTTCGGACGGATCGACCGGGCTGGTTGTCGGGGGCGTCGCTGGCGGCGTGCTCGGGAACGTGATCGCTCCAGGCGGGTCGAAAACGCTCGGGACCATTCTGGGTGCTGCTGCGGGAGCGGCGGCAGGTGCTTCGATCCAGAAAGGTTCGACCCGCTGCCAATAA
- a CDS encoding YbhB/YbcL family Raf kinase inhibitor-like protein — MLEYVPSFLGRLLHDVRAGHGKLAAAKLGSDSAMGAGGFALTSAAFMDGGLLDPMFTADEEDACCPPLEWTAPPAGTQALVLIVEDPDAPTPEPFVHLLGWGLEPAEGELFEGDDPPYLGLNSYQQAGWLPPDPPSGHGPHDYVFQLFALDRPIDLSPGKGRGAVIEAMEGHVVGAAVLTGRYERK, encoded by the coding sequence ATGCTAGAATACGTACCTTCATTCCTCGGCCGACTCCTCCACGACGTCCGCGCGGGCCACGGCAAGCTTGCCGCGGCGAAGCTTGGCAGCGACAGCGCGATGGGCGCGGGCGGCTTTGCCCTCACCAGCGCCGCGTTCATGGACGGCGGCCTTCTCGATCCCATGTTCACCGCCGACGAGGAGGACGCCTGCTGCCCGCCGCTCGAATGGACGGCGCCGCCCGCCGGAACCCAGGCTCTGGTCCTGATCGTGGAAGATCCCGACGCACCCACGCCCGAACCGTTCGTGCACCTGCTCGGCTGGGGCCTCGAGCCCGCCGAGGGCGAACTGTTCGAAGGCGACGATCCGCCGTACCTCGGCCTCAATTCCTACCAGCAGGCTGGCTGGCTGCCGCCCGATCCGCCCAGCGGACACGGTCCGCACGATTATGTGTTCCAACTGTTCGCGCTCGATCGACCGATCGACCTGTCGCCGGGCAAGGGACGTGGCGCGGTAATCGAGGCGATGGAAGGCCACGTCGTCGGTGCGGCTGTCCTCACCGGGCGCTACGAGCGGAAGTAA
- a CDS encoding COG3650 family protein, producing MTRKQSLLAYVSALVAASMLSACQAEGPSSPMPGNADDFAPFEAIGESETVNFSGTEPFWAGTVTGSALTYSTPERPDGDTVKVERFAGRGGVSWTGVFDGARLALAVTPGDCSDGMSDRRFPFFATIKIRGEQRSGCAWTDKSPFTGPAQP from the coding sequence ATGACCCGCAAGCAATCCCTGCTCGCGTACGTGAGTGCGCTCGTAGCAGCCTCGATGCTATCCGCCTGCCAAGCGGAAGGCCCCTCGAGCCCGATGCCGGGCAATGCCGACGACTTCGCGCCGTTCGAGGCGATCGGCGAATCGGAAACGGTCAACTTCTCCGGCACCGAGCCGTTCTGGGCCGGGACGGTCACGGGGAGTGCGCTGACCTACTCGACGCCCGAACGGCCCGACGGCGATACCGTAAAGGTGGAGCGGTTCGCGGGGCGGGGCGGAGTGTCGTGGACTGGCGTGTTCGACGGCGCGCGGCTGGCGCTCGCCGTGACGCCGGGCGATTGCAGCGACGGAATGAGCGATCGCCGCTTTCCCTTCTTCGCCACGATCAAAATTCGCGGGGAACAGCGCAGCGGCTGCGCGTGGACTGACAAGTCCCCGTTCACCGGACCGGCGCAGCCCTGA
- the ygfZ gene encoding CAF17-like 4Fe-4S cluster assembly/insertion protein YgfZ: MAATRLFDRAIVRVTPQADGEDAAAFLQGLLTNDVAGPLPVYAGLLTAQGKAMFDMIVWPGAPGELLLDCEAAHADEMAKRLSLYRLRRKLAIERDDGVAIHWAAHAGDGGAADPRLAALGQRWLAPTSADDEAADAEWLAHRLSLGVVEGRAELGDILWLETNAAELGGVSFTKGCYVGQENTARMNWRQKVNRRLIVVPLAGSDEKRRKAAYPDQGFAIDHLRVDAIPVSAVPGWMTLET, encoded by the coding sequence ATGGCCGCCACCCGACTGTTCGACCGCGCGATCGTCCGCGTGACCCCCCAGGCCGACGGCGAGGATGCCGCCGCGTTCCTGCAAGGATTGCTGACCAACGACGTTGCCGGACCGCTCCCGGTCTATGCAGGGCTGCTGACCGCGCAGGGCAAGGCGATGTTCGATATGATCGTATGGCCGGGTGCGCCGGGCGAGTTGCTGCTCGACTGCGAGGCCGCCCATGCCGACGAAATGGCGAAGCGATTGTCGCTCTATCGCCTCCGCCGCAAGCTCGCCATCGAGCGCGACGACGGCGTTGCGATCCACTGGGCGGCGCATGCGGGCGATGGCGGTGCGGCCGATCCGCGCCTCGCCGCGCTGGGCCAGCGTTGGCTAGCTCCCACCTCCGCGGACGACGAGGCGGCGGATGCCGAATGGCTCGCCCACCGCCTGTCGCTCGGCGTGGTGGAGGGGCGCGCCGAACTGGGCGACATCCTGTGGCTGGAAACCAATGCGGCCGAACTCGGCGGCGTCAGCTTCACCAAGGGCTGTTACGTCGGGCAGGAGAACACCGCCCGGATGAACTGGCGCCAGAAGGTCAACCGGCGACTGATCGTGGTTCCGCTGGCCGGATCGGATGAAAAGCGCCGCAAGGCTGCCTATCCCGATCAGGGCTTCGCGATCGACCATTTGCGCGTGGACGCCATTCCGGTTTCGGCGGTGCCAGGCTGGATGACGCTCGAGACGTAA
- the pyrC gene encoding dihydroorotase has protein sequence MTESLTIRRPDDWHVHLRDGDMLHGVARHTAVQFARAIVMPNLSPPVTTTEAARAYRSRIVDALSKGTAFEPLMTAYLTDDTDPADLARGKAEGVLTAAKLYPANATTNSAHGVTDIGNLAPVFAAMEEAGLVLCVHGEVTEAHVDVFDREAEFIERHLSQIVRNFPGLKVVLEHITTREGVEFVEAAGPNVAGTITPQHLHINRNAMLVGGIRPHAYCLPVAKREVHRLALRKAATGGGAKFFLGTDSAPHSKDAKESACGCAGIFNAPFALESYVQVFDEEDALRHFEQFASLAGPAFYGLPANTDMVTLERADQVVPDTIDAAGTPVVPFHAGETLRWRLVA, from the coding sequence ATGACCGAATCCCTCACCATCCGCCGCCCCGACGACTGGCACGTACACCTTCGAGACGGGGACATGCTGCACGGCGTCGCGCGGCACACCGCCGTTCAGTTCGCCCGGGCGATCGTGATGCCCAACCTTTCCCCACCGGTCACCACGACCGAAGCGGCGCGCGCATACCGGAGCCGGATCGTCGATGCGCTTTCGAAGGGCACTGCGTTCGAGCCGCTGATGACGGCCTATCTTACCGACGATACCGATCCCGCCGATCTTGCGCGGGGCAAGGCCGAAGGCGTGCTGACCGCGGCCAAGCTATACCCCGCGAACGCGACGACCAATTCGGCGCACGGAGTGACCGACATCGGCAACCTCGCCCCGGTCTTCGCGGCGATGGAAGAGGCCGGCCTCGTCCTGTGCGTTCACGGGGAGGTGACCGAAGCGCACGTCGACGTGTTCGACCGAGAGGCGGAGTTCATCGAGCGGCACCTGTCGCAGATCGTGCGCAACTTCCCCGGCCTCAAAGTCGTGCTGGAACACATCACGACGCGCGAGGGCGTCGAGTTCGTCGAGGCGGCCGGGCCGAACGTCGCGGGCACGATCACCCCGCAGCACCTGCATATCAATCGCAACGCCATGCTCGTCGGCGGGATTCGCCCGCACGCCTACTGCCTGCCCGTCGCCAAGCGCGAGGTGCACCGGCTGGCTCTTCGCAAGGCGGCGACAGGCGGGGGCGCGAAGTTCTTTCTCGGCACCGACAGCGCCCCCCATTCCAAGGACGCGAAGGAAAGCGCCTGCGGCTGTGCGGGCATCTTCAACGCGCCGTTCGCGCTCGAGAGTTACGTCCAGGTGTTCGACGAGGAAGACGCACTCCGACATTTCGAACAGTTCGCGTCGCTCGCGGGGCCGGCGTTCTACGGGCTGCCGGCCAACACGGACATGGTGACGCTGGAGCGCGCGGATCAAGTCGTGCCCGACACGATCGACGCTGCGGGCACGCCGGTGGTGCCGTTCCATGCGGGTGAAACGCTCAGGTGGCGACTGGTCGCCTGA
- the rarD gene encoding EamA family transporter RarD, which translates to MNETTAPAPPSALSPAPSGLPAALGAYVIWGFLPLYLILVKAVPPFEFVAWRIVWTLPLCLGIVAMRGQWGEVAATLRNGRAMGVLAITATLIAVNWLVYIWAIQAGEVFAASLGYYINPLVNVLLGTAVLGEKLTRRQWIAVGIAGVGIAMLLGGALTTLWISLTLAFSFGTYGLLRKRVDVGALPGLTVESAILLLPAAGVAAWYGATAGSSFGHDPALSLLIVLGGVLTAIPLWMFAIAARRMSYSTLGFIQFLAPTIVFVLGLTVFDKPLHPAEIAAFVAIWLAIAVFVWDLWSRARAARAVRRPVAT; encoded by the coding sequence ATGAACGAAACGACCGCGCCTGCCCCGCCTTCGGCCCTATCGCCTGCTCCGTCGGGGTTGCCGGCGGCGCTCGGCGCCTACGTCATCTGGGGCTTCCTGCCGCTCTATCTGATACTGGTGAAGGCGGTCCCGCCGTTCGAGTTCGTGGCGTGGCGGATCGTCTGGACGCTGCCGCTGTGCCTGGGAATCGTGGCCATGCGCGGCCAATGGGGCGAAGTGGCCGCGACGCTGCGCAACGGGCGCGCGATGGGGGTGCTGGCCATCACCGCCACGCTGATCGCGGTAAACTGGCTCGTCTATATCTGGGCGATCCAGGCGGGCGAGGTCTTCGCCGCGAGCCTGGGCTACTACATCAACCCGCTCGTGAACGTGCTGCTCGGCACGGCGGTGCTCGGCGAAAAGCTGACCCGCCGTCAGTGGATCGCGGTGGGAATCGCCGGGGTAGGTATTGCCATGCTACTGGGCGGGGCACTGACGACGCTCTGGATCAGCCTGACGCTCGCCTTCAGCTTCGGCACCTACGGCCTCTTGCGAAAGCGGGTGGATGTCGGCGCGTTGCCGGGGCTGACGGTCGAATCGGCGATCCTCCTCCTTCCCGCAGCGGGCGTAGCCGCGTGGTACGGCGCCACGGCGGGATCCTCGTTCGGCCACGACCCGGCGCTCAGCCTGCTGATCGTGCTCGGCGGAGTGCTGACGGCAATTCCGTTGTGGATGTTCGCCATCGCTGCCCGGCGGATGAGCTACTCGACGCTCGGCTTCATCCAGTTCCTCGCGCCGACGATCGTGTTCGTCCTCGGCCTCACGGTGTTCGACAAACCGCTGCACCCGGCGGAGATCGCCGCGTTCGTTGCGATCTGGCTGGCGATCGCGGTGTTCGTCTGGGACCTGTGGTCGCGGGCGCGGGCGGCCCGCGCGGTCAGGCGACCAGTCGCCACCTGA
- a CDS encoding glycine zipper 2TM domain-containing protein: MHTRTIKTAAMALAASGLALTAPASAAPAAHAAAWQNSAQWSDVSAEHGRKHKRYERQRAYSYGATPYYNNGYRTNAYPQQAYYGEPVYANTRVWQGDNGQYYCRKSNGTTGLLIGAAGGALLGREIAGRFGDRTLGAILGAAGGALLGRSIDKSSTRCR, encoded by the coding sequence ATGCATACCAGGACGATCAAGACCGCAGCGATGGCGCTGGCCGCTTCGGGCCTCGCACTCACCGCGCCGGCGTCCGCCGCCCCCGCCGCGCACGCAGCGGCCTGGCAAAACAGCGCGCAGTGGAGCGACGTGTCCGCCGAACATGGGCGCAAGCACAAGCGCTACGAGCGCCAGCGCGCCTACAGCTACGGCGCGACCCCGTATTACAACAACGGCTATCGCACGAACGCCTACCCCCAGCAGGCCTATTACGGCGAGCCCGTCTACGCCAATACCCGCGTCTGGCAAGGCGACAACGGACAGTACTACTGCCGCAAGTCGAACGGCACCACCGGCCTCCTGATCGGTGCCGCGGGCGGGGCGCTGCTGGGCCGCGAGATCGCAGGCCGCTTCGGCGACCGGACGCTCGGTGCGATCCTCGGCGCTGCCGGTGGTGCGCTGCTCGGACGTTCGATCGACAAGAGCAGCACGCGCTGCCGCTGA
- the astD gene encoding succinylglutamate-semialdehyde dehydrogenase, whose protein sequence is MSVPEIVSTEPATGAELWRGKVGDVDATVDRARRAWPEWAAKPLATRIELVRRFANEVRKDQDRFAELIARETGKPLWEARTEVESVVAKVDISVAAYAERTGQKKLDNALQGTAAVRHKPHGVMVVLGPYNFPAHLPNGHIVPALIAGNVVIFKPSEKTPAVGEFLLGCFHRAGISAAVVQLLVGGPAEGQALVAHRDVDGVLFTGSAQAGIAINRKLATNPGKIVALEMGGNNPIVVTDTPKVSDAAALIAQSAFTSAGQRCTAARRLIVVDSMYDAIVSEVKNLADRLIYDQPFADPAPFMGPVIDNAAADQLGESFLYLLSNGGRAIKHMQRPNADLPFVSPAIIDVTAMADRPDVELFGPLLQVVRVADLEQGIAEANNTRFGLAASLIGGSPQDYNRFWASVRAGIVNWNRPTNGASSKAPFGGLGLSGNHRPAAFYAADYCAYPVASSEMDQPRASMGVGIREDRRRKPR, encoded by the coding sequence TTGTCCGTACCAGAGATAGTTTCCACCGAACCCGCAACGGGCGCCGAGCTCTGGCGCGGAAAGGTCGGCGATGTCGACGCGACCGTCGACCGGGCGCGAAGGGCATGGCCCGAATGGGCCGCAAAACCGCTCGCGACCCGGATCGAGCTCGTCCGCCGCTTCGCCAACGAAGTGCGCAAGGATCAGGATCGCTTCGCCGAACTGATCGCGCGCGAGACCGGCAAGCCGCTGTGGGAAGCGCGCACCGAGGTCGAATCCGTCGTCGCCAAGGTCGACATCTCGGTCGCCGCCTATGCCGAACGGACCGGACAGAAGAAGCTCGACAACGCGCTTCAGGGTACCGCCGCGGTGCGGCACAAGCCGCATGGCGTGATGGTCGTGCTCGGCCCCTACAACTTCCCCGCGCACCTGCCCAACGGCCACATCGTCCCGGCGCTGATCGCGGGCAACGTCGTGATCTTCAAACCGAGCGAGAAGACCCCGGCGGTGGGCGAGTTTCTGCTCGGCTGCTTCCACCGGGCGGGCATTTCGGCGGCGGTCGTCCAGCTGCTCGTGGGCGGACCGGCCGAGGGGCAGGCGCTCGTCGCCCATCGCGACGTCGACGGAGTGCTGTTCACCGGCAGCGCGCAGGCGGGCATCGCCATCAACCGCAAGCTCGCGACGAACCCCGGCAAGATCGTGGCGCTGGAGATGGGAGGCAACAATCCCATCGTGGTGACCGACACGCCCAAGGTGTCGGACGCGGCCGCGCTCATCGCGCAGAGTGCCTTCACCAGCGCCGGGCAGCGGTGCACCGCCGCGCGCCGCCTGATCGTGGTCGACAGCATGTACGACGCGATCGTGAGCGAGGTGAAGAACCTCGCCGACCGGCTCATCTACGACCAGCCCTTCGCCGATCCCGCCCCGTTCATGGGTCCGGTGATCGACAACGCCGCCGCCGACCAGCTCGGCGAAAGCTTCCTCTACCTGCTGTCCAACGGCGGGCGGGCGATCAAGCACATGCAGCGCCCGAACGCCGACCTCCCCTTCGTCAGCCCGGCGATCATCGACGTGACTGCGATGGCCGACCGGCCCGACGTGGAGCTGTTCGGGCCGTTGCTGCAGGTGGTCAGGGTCGCCGACCTGGAACAGGGGATCGCGGAGGCGAACAACACACGGTTCGGTCTCGCCGCAAGCCTGATCGGCGGCAGCCCGCAGGACTACAACCGCTTCTGGGCCAGCGTGCGCGCGGGGATCGTCAACTGGAACCGCCCGACAAACGGGGCGAGCAGCAAGGCACCGTTCGGCGGGCTCGGCCTGTCCGGCAACCACCGCCCGGCCGCGTTCTATGCCGCCGACTACTGCGCCTATCCGGTCGCCAGCAGCGAGATGGACCAGCCGCGGGCGAGCATGGGCGTGGGCATCCGCGAGGATCGGCGACGAAAACCGCGTTGA
- a CDS encoding YadA-like family protein, with amino-acid sequence MKFQVSRLGALALTASTGTLAVVAMTAVTATPVAAAECLLDTNNDGVAGAGDTDGGATSTDDSSLACGVRASADDFSTAIGGDGGFGLPGGATATNASVAIGTDSEATGQQTTAIGTIATATGDFAVSIGTFTTANGDFATSVGPFADANGIGGVAIGSTAQSNGDFTVAVGATAQATATSGTAIGNSSRATGVNSTATGNNAIATAQDASAYGQQSQATGIGATSVGRIAVASAEGSVAVGNAASASGVYGTATGFISSAIGRGSSAYGANAVATGEQSVAIGNAADGLGDQSVAVGTLANAQDTYSTAVGYVSGALGRGSSAFGANAIATGAQSVAVGNAADGLGDQSVAVGTLANAQDTFSTAVGYVSGALGRGSSAFGANAIATGAQSVAVGNAADGLGDQSVAVGTLANAQDTYSTAVGYVSGALGRGSSAFGANAIATGAQSVAVGNAADGLGDQSVAVGTLANAQDTYSTAVGYVSGALGRGSSAFGANAIATGAQSVAVGNAADGLGDQSVAVGTLANAQDTFSTAVGYVSGALGRGSSAFGANAIATGAQSVAVGNAADGLGDQSVAVGTLANAQDTFSTAVGYVSGALGRGSSAFGANAIATGAQSVAVGNAADGLGDQSVAVGTLANAAALTSTAVGFNAQATLEDAVAIGSDSAAGFHSTAVGAEVTALGTGATALGWQTTASGNQSLALGRQATASALQSTAVGQSATAAFSGSTAVGYAATTTRANQVKLGGTGSSVTVGDIAASTAAQTGTTYFATVDGSGTLGQGVSVASLATLSSLATTNANVAANTAAINTANGRIAANTASITSLQSLTAAQQNQITSLFGGLDKAYEGVAMGLAMESPALPAGTNFGLSGGIGYFQKNAAGTMAFSARVAENASLSAGLGIGFDSGEVGARGGFQIAW; translated from the coding sequence ATGAAGTTCCAAGTTTCCCGGTTGGGCGCGCTCGCCCTGACCGCATCGACCGGCACGCTCGCCGTCGTCGCGATGACCGCAGTCACTGCCACACCGGTCGCGGCGGCCGAGTGTCTGCTCGACACGAACAACGATGGCGTTGCTGGCGCTGGCGACACCGACGGCGGTGCCACTTCCACTGACGACTCGTCGCTAGCTTGCGGTGTCCGCGCCTCCGCGGATGATTTTAGCACTGCGATCGGCGGCGACGGCGGGTTCGGGTTACCTGGCGGCGCTACCGCGACCAACGCCTCCGTAGCAATAGGCACAGACAGTGAGGCTACCGGACAGCAGACGACTGCAATCGGTACCATCGCGACCGCAACCGGCGATTTTGCGGTTAGCATCGGCACATTCACGACTGCGAACGGTGATTTCGCTACCTCGGTAGGTCCTTTCGCCGACGCCAACGGTATTGGCGGTGTAGCAATTGGCTCCACAGCGCAATCGAACGGCGATTTCACCGTCGCAGTCGGTGCGACTGCTCAAGCGACCGCAACGTCCGGTACGGCGATCGGTAACAGTTCGCGTGCGACGGGTGTCAATTCCACTGCCACTGGTAACAACGCAATTGCCACAGCGCAGGACGCGAGCGCCTACGGACAGCAATCCCAGGCGACGGGTATCGGTGCAACTTCCGTGGGGCGGATTGCGGTTGCTTCGGCTGAAGGTTCTGTAGCAGTCGGCAATGCCGCTTCGGCAAGCGGTGTCTATGGCACCGCTACCGGCTTCATCTCTTCGGCTATCGGCCGCGGCTCGTCGGCATACGGCGCGAACGCCGTCGCCACCGGAGAACAGTCGGTCGCCATCGGCAACGCTGCGGACGGTCTGGGCGATCAGTCGGTTGCCGTCGGTACGCTCGCCAATGCGCAGGACACCTACTCGACCGCCGTCGGCTACGTGTCGGGTGCGCTGGGCCGTGGTTCCTCGGCCTTCGGTGCCAATGCGATCGCCACCGGTGCGCAGTCGGTTGCCGTCGGTAACGCTGCGGATGGCCTCGGCGACCAGTCGGTTGCCGTGGGTACCCTCGCCAACGCACAGGACACCTTCTCGACCGCTGTCGGCTACGTGTCGGGTGCGCTGGGCCGTGGTTCCTCGGCCTTCGGTGCCAACGCAATTGCCACCGGTGCGCAGTCCGTTGCTGTCGGTAACGCTGCAGACGGTCTGGGCGACCAGTCGGTTGCCGTGGGTACGCTCGCCAATGCGCAGGACACCTACTCGACCGCCGTCGGCTATGTGTCGGGTGCGCTGGGCCGTGGTTCCTCGGCCTTCGGTGCCAACGCAATTGCCACCGGTGCGCAGTCGGTTGCCGTCGGTAACGCGGCGGACGGCCTCGGCGACCAGTCGGTTGCCGTGGGTACGCTCGCCAATGCGCAGGACACCTACTCGACCGCTGTCGGCTACGTGTCGGGTGCGCTGGGCCGTGGTTCCTCGGCCTTCGGTGCCAACGCAATTGCCACCGGTGCGCAGTCGGTTGCCGTCGGTAACGCTGCGGATGGCCTCGGCGACCAGTCGGTTGCCGTGGGTACCCTCGCCAACGCACAGGACACCTTCTCGACCGCCGTCGGCTACGTGTCGGGTGCGCTGGGCCGTGGTTCCTCGGCCTTCGGTGCCAACGCAATTGCCACCGGTGCGCAGTCGGTTGCCGTCGGTAACGCTGCTGACGGCCTCGGCGACCAGTCGGTTGCCGTGGGTACCCTCGCCAACGCACAGGACACCTTCTCGACCGCCGTCGGCTACGTGTCGGGTGCGCTGGGCCGTGGTTCCTCGGCCTTCGGCGCCAATGCGATCGCTACGGGCGCGCAGTCGGTTGCCGTGGGCAACGCGGCGGACGGCCTCGGCGACCAGTCGGTGGCCGTGGGTACGCTGGCGAACGCTGCCGCGCTGACCTCGACCGCCGTTGGTTTCAACGCCCAGGCGACCCTCGAGGATGCTGTCGCGATCGGTTCCGACTCGGCGGCCGGGTTCCACTCGACCGCGGTCGGCGCGGAAGTGACCGCGCTCGGCACCGGTGCGACCGCGCTGGGCTGGCAGACTACGGCGAGCGGCAACCAGTCGCTGGCTCTGGGCCGTCAGGCGACCGCTTCGGCGCTGCAGTCGACCGCGGTCGGCCAGTCGGCGACGGCGGCCTTCTCGGGCTCGACGGCCGTCGGCTATGCCGCGACCACGACCCGGGCCAACCAGGTCAAGCTCGGCGGGACCGGCAGCTCGGTGACGGTCGGCGATATCGCCGCCAGCACCGCTGCGCAGACGGGCACGACCTACTTCGCCACTGTGGACGGTTCGGGCACGCTCGGCCAGGGCGTCTCGGTCGCGAGCCTCGCGACGCTGAGCTCGCTGGCGACCACCAATGCGAACGTCGCGGCCAACACCGCGGCGATCAACACCGCCAACGGCCGCATCGCCGCCAACACCGCCAGCATCACCAGCCTGCAGTCGCTCACCGCGGCCCAGCAGAACCAGATCACTTCGCTCTTCGGCGGCCTCGACAA